In Janthinobacterium agaricidamnosum NBRC 102515 = DSM 9628, the DNA window GGATCGCCACCCAGCACGGCGCCGGCCTGCTCCAGCGTGCGGCGCACTTCAGCATGATCGGGCAACGCATGCAGCATGCCCGGCTTTTGCGCGCCCTGTCCCGGAAAGGTAAACAAGATGCCGCTCATGGTGCGCTCCATGGATCGTCCAGCAGTACCGGCCCGGCGCCGGTCTTGAGCATGATCCTGGACGGCCACCGCAGCCACTCGGCCAGCGCAAACGCGCCATGGCCGGTATCGACCTGGATATCGATGCGGCAGACGGGGCTGACCTGCAAGGCGGCCAGCGCCGCCGCCTGCCCAGCGCCGAGCCGTCGCGGCGCGCGCAGCAGCAGGTCCAGATCGCTGTCCGGACGCAGCACCGGCAGGCCGCTGGCCAGCAAAAAGCCGACGCCGCCGGTCGGTCCCCAGGCCAGTCCGCTGCTGTCGAACGCCGGCGCCAGCGCGGCCAGCGCGGCCAGCGCCGGGAAGCCGGATGGATAGCGGCCGGCGGCCAGCGCTTCAGGCGCGACAGACCGCAATACCGCGTCACGCTCGACATAGGCGGCGCAGCGCTGGCTGCGCGTGGTCCCGCGCACACCGACCGGCAAACGGCTGTCGCCGGCCGCCATGGTTTCGCGGCGCAGCACCAGCGGCGCCCGGCGCAGCCAGTCGTCGGTGAGCCAGTCCGGCCGCGCGGCGCCACGCTTGAACGACAGGCCGTCGGCGCCGGCGATCCACAATAAATCGTGCGGATTCATGGATCAGCCGACGATGGCCCTGGTGGCGAAATACAGCACCGACGGCCCCAGCAGGCAGCCCAGTCCGGTATGAAAAGTCGCCACCAGCGTCCCGTACGGCACCAGCTTGCGGTCGGTCGCGGCCAGGCCGGCCGAAACGCCGCTGACGGTGCCGGCCAGGCCGCCGAACACCATCGCCGAACGCGGGGTTTTCAAGCCGAGGAACTTGGCGGCGATCGGCGTGCCGACCATCACCATGATGGCCTTGACCAGCCCGGTGGCGATACTGAGCGCCATGATTTCCGACTTGGCGCCAATGGCCGCGCCGGTCACCGGGCCGACGATATACGTCACCGCGCCGGCGCCGATGGTGGTCAT includes these proteins:
- a CDS encoding malonate decarboxylase holo-ACP synthase, which translates into the protein MNPHDLLWIAGADGLSFKRGAARPDWLTDDWLRRAPLVLRRETMAAGDSRLPVGVRGTTRSQRCAAYVERDAVLRSVAPEALAAGRYPSGFPALAALAALAPAFDSSGLAWGPTGGVGFLLASGLPVLRPDSDLDLLLRAPRRLGAGQAAALAALQVSPVCRIDIQVDTGHGAFALAEWLRWPSRIMLKTGAGPVLLDDPWSAP